In Pedobacter sp. W3I1, one DNA window encodes the following:
- a CDS encoding response regulator transcription factor, whose product MKIILAEDHNIVRNGIRMLLESQGEISVVAEAGNGLEVITYFSEGNQADIVIADINMPEMDGISLIGELKTLSPATHVVMLSMLDNEKYVAQAFMEGARGYLLKNVGEEELIFALRYVAGGGKYLCAELAEKLLDRLIQTTVHQPETNGQHIDFSLREMEVLHLIAEGFTNSEMAEKLFLSKRTVEGHRQALIDKTGTKNTAALIRFALVNGFIN is encoded by the coding sequence TTGAAAATTATACTAGCAGAAGATCATAATATTGTCCGTAACGGCATCAGGATGCTATTGGAATCGCAGGGGGAGATAAGCGTCGTTGCCGAGGCAGGCAATGGGCTCGAAGTGATTACATACTTTTCGGAAGGGAATCAGGCTGATATTGTGATCGCCGATATTAATATGCCTGAAATGGATGGTATCAGTTTAATCGGCGAACTCAAAACACTTAGCCCCGCTACCCACGTAGTGATGCTTTCTATGCTTGATAACGAAAAATATGTAGCACAAGCATTTATGGAAGGTGCACGGGGTTACCTCCTTAAAAATGTTGGTGAAGAAGAGCTGATTTTTGCACTTCGTTATGTAGCAGGAGGCGGTAAATACCTATGCGCGGAACTTGCCGAAAAACTATTAGACAGGCTTATACAAACCACAGTGCACCAACCAGAAACAAATGGGCAGCATATTGATTTTTCTTTAAGGGAAATGGAAGTACTGCACCTGATTGCAGAGGGTTTTACCAATAGTGAGATGGCCGAAAAATTATTTTTAAGCAAACGTACGGTTGAGGGGCACCGCCAGGCACTAATTGACAAAACCGGCACAAAAAATACGGCTGCACTGATCCGCTTTGCATTGGTTAACGGATTTATCAATTAA
- a CDS encoding chemotaxis protein CheB, with product MAKTVRNIITIGASAGGLSAVSKLLTKLPADLDAAVFIVIHLGKAAIVDVVLNMLGKNSALKISVPEDGTPINTGRVYLAPADSHMMLEKGHILIKQGAKENHWRPSIDVLFRTAAAAYNSCVTGIILTGLLDDGTSGMAAIKKCGGRCIVQEPDNAEFPDMPNNVLNNIEVDYRVQIEEMGYILSDLYSRNDCDAASVPDDVKLESAITLRMATSLPVTAQLGTLTPFTCPDCGGVLTQIDEPNGETRYRCFTGHVFSESFLDNQYADKTEETLWVAIRMMEERRNFINTMRKNDINKKEREERDQEILVHIERLKTIMQEVAKSRQELTKSDHKKIES from the coding sequence ATGGCAAAAACCGTTAGAAATATTATTACTATTGGTGCTTCGGCAGGAGGATTATCAGCTGTTTCCAAGTTGTTAACCAAATTGCCTGCAGATCTTGATGCTGCAGTGTTTATCGTTATCCATTTGGGCAAAGCTGCAATTGTAGATGTCGTACTCAATATGCTGGGCAAAAATTCGGCTTTAAAGATCTCTGTACCCGAAGATGGAACGCCGATAAACACCGGGCGGGTTTATCTTGCACCAGCCGATTCGCATATGATGTTGGAGAAAGGGCATATTTTGATCAAACAGGGCGCGAAAGAGAACCACTGGCGCCCCTCTATTGATGTATTGTTCCGTACCGCCGCTGCTGCTTACAATTCTTGCGTAACGGGCATTATACTTACCGGCTTATTGGATGATGGCACATCTGGAATGGCGGCAATAAAAAAATGTGGTGGCCGCTGTATTGTACAAGAGCCTGATAATGCAGAATTTCCAGACATGCCCAATAATGTTTTAAACAATATTGAAGTTGACTACAGGGTTCAGATTGAAGAAATGGGCTATATCCTTAGCGACCTCTATTCGAGAAACGATTGCGATGCGGCGAGCGTTCCGGATGATGTAAAGCTGGAATCGGCGATTACATTAAGAATGGCAACCAGCTTGCCTGTAACCGCACAGCTCGGCACACTTACTCCATTTACCTGCCCAGACTGTGGTGGTGTGCTTACCCAAATAGACGAACCGAATGGAGAAACCCGATACAGGTGTTTTACAGGCCATGTTTTTAGCGAAAGCTTTTTGGATAATCAATATGCAGATAAAACCGAAGAAACACTCTGGGTGGCTATCCGCATGATGGAAGAACGCAGAAACTTTATTAATACCATGCGCAAGAATGATATTAATAAGAAAGAAAGAGAGGAACGCGACCAGGAAATTCTTGTACATATAGAAAGGCTAAAAACCATCATGCAAGAAGTGGCTAAGAGCCGCCAGGAATTAACTAAATCAGATCATAAAAAAATAGAATCTTGA